A DNA window from Chiroxiphia lanceolata isolate bChiLan1 chromosome 6, bChiLan1.pri, whole genome shotgun sequence contains the following coding sequences:
- the RCN1 gene encoding reticulocalbin-1, translating to MAGGGAVRALLPALLLAAGALGKPTARQERARPGAQHEDRPGFQYDHEAFLGKEEARSFDQLSPEESRERLGKIVDRIDDNKDGYLTTEELKTWIKRVQKRYIYENVAKVWKDYDLNKDNKIAWEEYKQATYGYYLENPEEFQDATDQHSFKKMLPRDERRFKTADLDGDLAATREEFTAFLHPEEFEHMKNIVVLETLEDIDKNGDGFVDQDEYIADMFANEEGGPEPDWVITEREQFADFRDLNKDGKMDKDEIQHWILPQDYDHALAEARHLVYESDADKDQKLTKEEVLDNWNMFVGSQATNYGEDLTRNHDEL from the exons ATGGCGGGCGGCGGTGCGGTGCGGGCGCTGCTCCCGGCGCTGCTCCTGGCGGCGGGAGCGCTGGGCAAGCCCACGGCGCGGCAGGAGCGGGCGCGGCCCGGAGCGCAGCACGAGGACCGGCCCGGCTTCCAGTACGACCACGAGGCCTTCCTGGGCAAGGAGGAGGCGCGGAGCTTCGACCAGCTGAGCCCGGAGGAAAGCCGGGAGCGCCTGGG GAAGATTGTGGATAGAATAGATGACAACAAAGATGGCTATCTCACAACAGAGGAATTAAAAACCTGGATTAAGCGGGTGCAGAAACGCTATATCTATGAAAACGTGGCTAAAGTTTGGAAAGACTATGATCTAAACAAGGACAATAAAATTGCCTGGGAAGAATACAAACAAGCCACATATGGTTATTATCTAG AAAATCCAGAAGAATTCCAAGACGCAACTGATCAGCacagttttaagaaaatgctGCCCAGAGATGAAAGACGATTCAAAACTGCAGATCTGGATGGAGACTTGGCTGCCACTCGTGAAGAATTCACTGCTTTCCTTCACCCGGAGGAGTTTGAGCACATGAAAAACATCGTTGTCCTA GAAACCTTAGAAGACATAGACAAAAATGGGGATGGTTTCGTGGATCAAGACGAGTACATTG CTGATATGTTTGCAAATGAAGAGGGTGGACCAGAGCCTGACTGGGTGATTACAGAGCGTGAACAGTTTGCAGATTTTCGTGACCTCAACAAGGATGGAAAGATGGACAAAGATGAAATTCAGCACTGGATTCTCCCCCAAGACTATGATCATGCCCTGGCTGAAGCCAGGCACTTAGTCTATGAGTCTGATGCAGACAAG GATCAAAAACTAACAAAAGAGGAGGTTCTTGACAACTGGAATATGTTCGTTGGAAGTCAAGCTACTAATTATGGGGAGGACCTCACAAGAAACCACGATGAACTATGA